Proteins encoded together in one Benincasa hispida cultivar B227 chromosome 1, ASM972705v1, whole genome shotgun sequence window:
- the LOC120071941 gene encoding uncharacterized protein At4g15545-like, with protein MQGKESGASGFALPDGVLQVLPSDPFEQLDVARKITSIALSTRVSLLESESSVLRSKLAEKDEIVADLRFQIESLNASLSEIADKLAQAEEKKESLEKENASLSNTVMKLSRDVAKLEVFRKTLMLSLQEEGDSSTEVPEVVARIQNQPSESTASQIEEEVSSLPPSRYSSVQSQVSEVGSSLAEDHDSDRDSIRPRIAPGLLLASQTSTPRFTPYGSPSLSASVSPMRTSRPVSPGRHSMSFSTSRNIFEDRSSVYSSAPSSHYGSISSNQGRTRVDGKEFFRQVRSRLSYEQFAAFLANVKDLNSHKQTKEETLQKAEEILGHDNKDLYAIFEGLINRNLP; from the exons ATGCAAGGGAAAGAATCTGGCGCTTCCGGCTTCGCTCTTCCTGACGGAGTCTTGCAAGTCCTGCCTTCTGATCCTTTTGAACAGCTCGATGTGGCTCGCAAAATCACTTCTATCGCTCTTTCGACTCGTGTCTCGTTGCTTGAATCAGAGTCCTCTGTTCTCCGCTCTAAACTTGCTGAGAAAGATGAGATCGTTGCTGACCTTCGGTTCCAGATCGAATCACTCAACGCTTCGCTCTCTGAGATTGCTGATAAACTCGCCCAGGcagaggagaagaag GAGAGCTTGGAGAAAGAGAATGCCTCATTGTCGAACACTGTGATGAAGCTTAGTAGAGATGTTGCGAAG TTGGAGGTTTTCAGAAAGACGCTAATGCTATCACTTCAAGAGGAGGGAGATAGCTCT ACAGAAGTTCCAGAAGTTGTTGCTAGGATACAGAACCAACCAAGTGAATCTACTGCTTCACAAATTGAAG AAGAGGTTTCATCCTTGCCGCCCTCTAGATATTCATCGgttcagagccaggtttctgaaGTAGGAAGTTCGTTAGCAGAGGATCATGATTCAGATAGAGATA GTATACGACCTCGTATTGCGCCTGGCCTCCTGTTAGCGTCCCAGACAAGTACACCTCGGTTTACTCCCTACGGTTCTCCTTCACTATCAGCATCAGTATCCCCAATGAGAACATCTAGACCTGTGTCACCTGGGCGACATTCAATGTCATTTTCAACCTCCAGGAACATTTTTGAAGATAGATCTTCAGTATATTCTTCTGCTCCCTCAAGCCATTATGGCTCAATTTCCTCCAACCAAG GGAGAACTCGGGTCGATGGGAAGGAGTTTTTCCGACAAGTCAG GAGCCGTTTGTCTTATGAACAGTTTGCTGCATTTTTAGCAAATGTGAAGGATCTAAATTCCCACAAGCAAACAAAAGAG GAGACTCTTCAGAAGGCAGAGGAGATACTTGGCCACGATAATAAGGATCTTTATGCCATTTTTGAGGGATTGATTAATCGCAATCTCCCGTAA